One Candidatus Sulfurimonas baltica DNA segment encodes these proteins:
- a CDS encoding septal ring lytic transglycosylase RlpA family protein codes for MNKSSIFFIILLLILTSGCSSRGKRVYNNSTKAKSYSQNSDDHSSTVNKKDYNHPTMNPYVIRGIRYYPTVVSVGDEFSGNASWYGPDFHGKLTSNGEIYNMYDMTAAHKTLPMNTIVKVTNKRNGLSTVVRINDRGPFIATRIIDLSNKAAHKIEMVGAGTAPVSIEIIGFYNKNKKNIPTKKEMEDSPKQKSIEGFALQIASFSKIEGALAVQQKHNNTNGYTTVIKDVQTEQGRMFKVWLKGFRSEEEARDYKSLGNFKNSFIVREDYNDS; via the coding sequence ATGAATAAGTCTTCAATTTTCTTTATAATACTACTACTAATACTTACCTCTGGCTGTAGTTCAAGAGGCAAAAGGGTGTATAATAACTCTACAAAAGCTAAATCGTATTCACAGAATTCAGATGATCATAGCTCAACAGTAAACAAAAAAGATTATAATCATCCAACAATGAATCCTTACGTCATCAGAGGTATAAGATACTACCCAACAGTTGTAAGTGTTGGAGATGAGTTTAGTGGAAATGCAAGTTGGTATGGCCCAGATTTTCATGGTAAACTTACTTCAAACGGTGAGATTTATAACATGTACGATATGACAGCCGCGCATAAAACACTACCTATGAATACTATAGTAAAAGTCACAAACAAAAGAAATGGACTTAGCACAGTAGTTAGAATAAACGACAGAGGGCCATTTATAGCAACAAGAATTATAGATTTGTCAAATAAAGCAGCACATAAGATAGAAATGGTTGGAGCTGGAACAGCGCCTGTTTCCATTGAGATAATAGGCTTTTATAATAAAAATAAAAAAAATATTCCAACAAAAAAAGAGATGGAAGATTCTCCTAAACAAAAGTCAATAGAAGGTTTTGCTCTGCAAATAGCTTCTTTTTCAAAAATCGAAGGTGCACTTGCTGTTCAACAAAAACATAACAATACAAATGGCTATACAACCGTTATAAAAGATGTTCAGACAGAGCAGGGCAGAATGTTTAAAGTTTGGTTAAAAGGCTTTAGAAGTGAAGAGGAAGCTAGGGATTACAAATCTCTTGGGAATTTTAAAAATTCATTTATAGTAAGAGAGGATTACAATGATAGCTAA